A single Longimicrobiales bacterium DNA region contains:
- a CDS encoding DUF5916 domain-containing protein, which produces MNPLFLSLALVAQVSPAAQEYSGRAGELEAAPPRVEAPSISIDARLDEPEWSTAAVLTDFTQYTPVEGVVASQRTEVLVFYSSDAIYFGFRVFDSEPDKILVNLLERDRSQSDDWVRIMLDTFHDERQAYTFFISPYGIQSDGMWIESIQAMGGPTGPKVDFNQDFIFESNGRVVGNGWIAEARIPYVSLRFPEVPEQDWGLQIARGIMRNSYKSTWAPLTVNESSTLAQSGTLTGLRDLRPKRLIELNPVATGKLEGFREDKGFVRQSPEAELSLNGRLGITQNLVLDATINPDFSQVEADVDQIQVNERFALFFPEKRSFFLEGMEVFRTNQNLVHTRQIVDPIAGAKLTGKVGPFQVGYLGALDESPRSLHDGEGEALFNIVRARADLGAASTLGVIYTDRTLTGGGSGFNRVGAVDTRLLFGGRYTFAGQVSGSWTLDDRPQAEAVFAPSVSLNFLRAGRNFSYSARLNDLDEDFETQTGFMPRTGDTEWAGTLGFDLFGDPGDVLETWGVDLVTNNFTRQDEFWSGGSPYEYEIELHPTIAFRGSRRANSILKWGGFRFLPEHYSSHQVVSDDGTPAPYSLPPELKNILGIAIMPNIRFNDVFTLSGAIMFREIPLFAEGSRGWENRLAPNLRVQPSETLRMEASYSWVRLERAETGSHFSTAHIPRLKVQYQFSKSLLTRVIGQYDLEKREALMHPVTGQAVLVNGSLQDEREHGNFTGQALISFEPSPGTIFFIGYSRVMDGPYGLPLYEKELRQDGFFMKLSYLFRI; this is translated from the coding sequence GTGAACCCCCTTTTCCTGTCGCTGGCACTCGTAGCTCAGGTCAGCCCCGCCGCTCAGGAGTACAGCGGACGGGCCGGTGAGTTGGAGGCGGCGCCCCCGAGAGTCGAAGCCCCTTCGATTTCGATCGATGCCCGCCTGGACGAACCGGAGTGGTCCACCGCCGCAGTACTGACAGACTTCACGCAGTACACACCCGTTGAGGGTGTCGTCGCCTCACAACGGACCGAGGTGCTGGTCTTCTACTCCAGCGACGCAATCTACTTCGGCTTTCGCGTGTTCGACTCAGAGCCGGACAAGATCCTCGTGAATCTACTGGAGCGCGACCGATCCCAGAGTGATGACTGGGTCCGCATCATGCTCGACACATTCCACGACGAGCGGCAGGCCTACACGTTCTTCATTAGCCCCTACGGCATCCAGTCTGACGGTATGTGGATTGAGAGCATTCAGGCGATGGGCGGACCGACGGGGCCCAAGGTAGACTTCAACCAAGATTTCATTTTCGAGTCGAACGGGCGAGTGGTCGGAAATGGCTGGATCGCGGAAGCCAGAATTCCGTACGTCTCGCTGCGCTTCCCTGAAGTGCCGGAACAGGATTGGGGACTGCAGATCGCCCGTGGCATCATGCGAAACAGTTACAAGTCCACATGGGCTCCTCTGACCGTCAACGAATCGAGCACGCTTGCCCAGAGCGGGACACTTACGGGACTGCGCGACCTGCGGCCCAAGAGACTGATCGAACTCAACCCGGTCGCCACGGGCAAACTCGAGGGTTTTCGTGAAGACAAGGGCTTCGTGCGGCAGAGCCCGGAAGCCGAACTCAGTTTGAACGGACGGCTTGGAATTACTCAAAATCTGGTTCTCGACGCGACGATCAACCCGGATTTTTCTCAGGTCGAGGCGGACGTCGATCAGATTCAGGTCAACGAGCGGTTCGCTCTCTTCTTCCCGGAAAAGCGATCCTTTTTCCTCGAGGGGATGGAGGTTTTTCGCACGAACCAGAACCTGGTCCACACACGCCAGATCGTCGATCCGATTGCCGGCGCAAAGCTGACCGGAAAAGTCGGGCCCTTTCAGGTGGGATACCTAGGCGCTCTCGATGAAAGCCCGAGGTCACTGCACGACGGCGAGGGAGAGGCGCTTTTCAACATTGTGCGGGCACGCGCCGATCTGGGCGCAGCCTCGACACTCGGCGTCATCTACACAGACCGCACCCTCACCGGAGGTGGCAGCGGATTCAATCGAGTGGGCGCGGTCGACACGCGGCTCCTCTTTGGTGGTCGCTACACGTTTGCGGGCCAAGTGTCCGGCAGTTGGACCCTTGACGACAGGCCTCAGGCAGAGGCCGTGTTCGCACCCTCGGTGTCACTCAACTTCCTGAGAGCAGGGCGCAACTTCAGCTACAGCGCACGACTGAACGACCTCGACGAAGATTTCGAGACTCAGACGGGGTTCATGCCACGCACGGGTGATACGGAGTGGGCAGGAACGCTCGGCTTCGACCTCTTCGGAGATCCAGGGGACGTCCTCGAGACGTGGGGTGTCGACCTCGTCACGAACAACTTCACTCGACAGGATGAGTTCTGGTCGGGCGGATCACCGTACGAGTACGAGATCGAGCTGCACCCGACGATCGCATTCAGGGGAAGTCGTCGCGCGAACAGTATTCTGAAATGGGGTGGGTTTCGATTCCTTCCCGAGCACTATTCTTCGCACCAGGTCGTGAGCGACGACGGCACGCCCGCGCCCTACTCGCTGCCGCCTGAGCTAAAGAACATTCTCGGTATCGCGATCATGCCGAACATCCGCTTCAACGACGTTTTCACTCTCTCCGGCGCGATCATGTTCCGAGAAATCCCGCTCTTTGCGGAAGGTTCGCGTGGCTGGGAGAACCGACTCGCGCCCAATCTGAGAGTGCAGCCATCCGAGACCCTTCGTATGGAGGCGAGCTACTCATGGGTGCGCCTCGAGAGGGCCGAGACCGGATCGCATTTCAGCACGGCTCACATCCCACGACTGAAGGTGCAGTACCAGTTCAGCAAATCGTTGCTCACCCGAGTCATCGGTCAGTACGACCTCGAGAAGCGCGAGGCACTGATGCATCCCGTGACGGGTCAGGCAGTCCTCGTGAACGGATCCCTGCAGGACGAGCGAGAGCATGGCAATTTCACGGGCCAGGCCCTCATCTCCTTCGAGCCGTCACCCGGCACCATCTTCTTCATCGGCTATAGTCGAGTGATGGACGGACCGTACGGCCTACCTCTCTATGAAAAGGAACTTCGTCAGGACGGCTTCTTCATGAAGCTCTCCTACCTTTTCCGCATCTAG